The following is a genomic window from Methanoculleus thermophilus.
CTGCGACTTCCTCTGCTTTGCAGGGCACAAGATGTTCGGGCCGACCGGGACCGGGGTCCTCTGGATGCGGGATCTCCTCCTCGAGCCCCCGACCCTCGGCGGCGGCATGGTCACGAGCGTGACCGTGGAAGGTTACGATCCGGCGGAGGGCTACCAGCGCTATGAGGCCGGGACGCCGAACGTCGGGGGCGGGATCGCGCTCGGCGTCGCCGTGGATTATCTTGCGGCGATCGGCATGGAGAAGATCCACCGGCACGAGGAGCGCCTGACCGCCCGGCTGATCGAGGGGCTCTCCGCGATAGACGGGGTCACGGTCTACGCCGGGAAAGACCCGCATACCCGGATCGGGGTTGTCTCGTTCACCATCGACGGCATCCACCCGCAGGAGGTCGCGCAGATGCTCGACGAGGAGGCGGATATCATGGTGCGGTCGGGGCACCACTGCTGCCAGCCGCTGATGGAGCACCTCGGCCTCCCGGAGGGGACGGTCCGGGCGAGCATGGCGGCCTACACGACCGAGCAGGAGATCGACCTCCTGATCGCGGCCGTCGACGAGATCAGCCGGGGACGGTAGGGCTGGCCCTCTCAATTTCTTGAACCCACAATTTTTCAGTAATTGCAACTAGCCGTGTTCTAATTGGAACGGTGGCTGTATAATCCACAAGTCGAGGTAAATACTCCTGAACACTGCCGATTTTAGGCATACGCAGTGACCGAAGCGAGAGAAGATTTATCGCCAATTAAGGGTGGGCGATGGGCGGAACGCGCGGAGTTCAAGCACCATTGGGTGAGAGAAGCGGCACCGTCCATTACAGAATGAAGTTTCTACCAGTCGAATGATCGGTAAAACCCCGGTGCACTGGACCGTGGGGATATCGCAATAGGGGGTTGAACCGAAAGCATCCCGTCATCCCCGAACGGGTGCTCGAGAAGCCCCCCTCCGCGGAGCTCAGGCCCGGCCAGACCGATCTTGAGACCCTCCCTCCATATGACCTCCTCGACGCCATCCTCTACCGCTACGTTGACTGCTCTGAGTCGCCGGAGGAGATCATCGCTGCCGGCTACCCGGCGGAAAACGTCTATCGGGTCATCCAGATGGTTCATTCGGCGGAGTTCAAGCGTCGGCAGGCCGCACCAGGGCTCAAAGTGAGTGGGAGATCCTTTGGTGTCGATTGGCATATGCCGATCGCCGCTAAACCCTGGTGGCGCTGATGATGGCACACCTTGCCGACGACCTGCTTGCGATCTATGGCGCCCTCCGTGGAGCATTCGGCCACCAGCACTGGTGGCCGGCAGAGACGGCGTTTGAAGCGATGATCGGTGCAATCCTTGCCCAGAATGTCTCCTGGAAGAACGCGGCAAAGGCCGTCCGCAACCTGGAGGATGCCGGGATGCTCGATCCGGAACTGCTTGCCGCCGCCGATACGGCAGAGATTGCCCGGCTGATCGTCCCGTCCCGGTTCTACAACCAGAAGGCCGAGCGGGTCCGCGAGTTTGCCCGGGTCTATGTTGCTGAGTTTGGGGCTGATCCAGTAGCAATGGCGGCCGCAGAGACCGGAGCCCTGCGCAGGCGCCTGCTCTCGATAAAGGGGCTTGGAAAGGAGACGGTGGACTCGATCCTCTTGTATGCCTGCAGTAAGCCTATCTTCGTTGTCGATGCCTACACCCGCCGGATCTTCTCGCGCTACGGTCTTTTGCCGGCGGGAGCGTCGTACGATCTGATGCAGCGCTTCTTTATGGAGAATCTCGCTCCGGATGTGGAACTCTTCAACGATTACCACGCCCAGATCGTTTTCCTGGGAAACAACATCTGCAAAAAGTCGCCGCTCTGCGCTCGCTGCCCCATCCAGGAGGTCCACGAATCCCTTTGGTGTGCTGAAGGGATGGGAGCGAAAGATTGGAATTCTGGGGGAGATTGACTGGACACCCTATCTTCGATCCCCCAGGAGTTCTTCTGAACCTAATTCAAAGGGTGGATCCAGGTGACGATTCTCGATTCCGGTCTGTGGGTGCTGTGCTCCTGCTGATGCGGGACAGATTACCCTGGATCACCCTGAGAAACAAAGCAATCATTAAATAATTGTCTCACAATCCTTTAATTCTGGTATGACAGACGAGATTAAGCGCATGATCGATTTAATCATCGAAAAGCGGTCGAATGGAAACGAAGTGTTAAAGAATACGACCCGGACAAAGTTGATCATCAAGGGATTCAATCCGGATCGCTGGACGTCGCAGTCCGAGGACGACCCGGCAAAGATTGCAGAACTCAAGCAGATCGCCCGTGATATGGGTATCGAACTCTAGGTGGTTTTCATGAGCGTTAGTACCGCTACTACAATGGCATCATCAGTTGAACAGGCTGTCGACGATATTAAGGGACAGTTTGGTGAAATTTCCCCTAATCTGGTACTTTTCTTTGCATCATCCCGATACGATCCGGCGTTGATCAGCCGGGGGATGCACGATGCGTTCCCTGGCGCGCAGGTCATCGGCTGCTCGACCGCCGGGGAGATCGCCAGCGGTCGAGTCCTGAAGGATGCGATTGTGGCGATGGCGTTTGACGAGCGGACCGTCAGCGGCGTTGCATGCAGTGTCGTTACCGACGTCACCTCCCCTGACTCACTTATGGGTGCAGTCCGGGAGATTGAAGAGAAGATCGGTGCGCCGCTCCGCGACCTCGATTTCAGGAAGTACGTGGGACTGATCTTGATCGACGGTTTGAGCGGCGCAGAAGAGCATGTGATGGACCGGCTTGGCGACCTCACCAATGTGGTCTTCATCGGCGGCTCTGCAGGCGACGATCTCAAGTTCCAATCGACCTATGTCTACCTGAATGGGGAGGCATACACCAACGCGGCTGTTCTTGCACTCCTCAAGCCCGTCGGTGAGTTCGGGATCATCAAGACCCAGAGTTTCCGGCCGCTCGGGATCACCCTTGTGCCGACGAAGGTGAACGAAGAGCGTCGGGAGGTCATCGAGTTCAACAACATGCCTGCGGCGGTCGCATATGCCCGGGCTCTCGGTGTGTCCGTAGAGGAGGCGCCGAAGAGATTCATGCACAACCCCGTTGGGCTTGTGACCGGCGACGACTTCTTCGTCCGGAGCCCCCGGAAGATCGAGGGCGAGAGCATTCTCTTCTACTGTATGGTCAAGGAAGGGATGGATCTTGCGCTGCTGGAGTCGACGGATATCGTCGCGGACACCCGGAAGGCCGTCGAGGAGAAGGTTCGGCAGCTGGGAGGGGCCTCTGCTCTTATCAACTTCCACTGCATTCTTCGGGCGCTGGAACTCGAGGAGATCGGACATAACGAGGCGTATGGCTCAATATTTGCTGACATTCCGACGATCGGGTTCTCCACCTACGGTGAAGAGTACATCGGGCACATCAACCAGACCTCGACGATGTTGCTCTTCAAATAACGTCTCCTTAAAACTTTGCTGCTATCCCGTCTGTTCACTCAGGATGGCCCAACCCGGAAAGGACCGGATCCGGGCCATCCCGGCACCCGATAGGCCAATCCCAAAGGTAAAAAAGGTCTGGTAACAATTTGCTGGAGATGGCGAAGACGAGACCAAAGTAGAGTCTTCAGCAACGTCTCCTGCCCATATGATGGCAAACGCTATCTTACTCTCCGGTCAACAATACTATATTGGGTTTTGTGGCGCAATGGATTCAAAATACGCCGTTCTTGAGAAATACTTCGGTTATACCTCGTTTCTCCCCGGCCAGGAAGAGATCATCGACGCCGTCCTCGCCGGGCGCGACGTCCTCGCCGTCATGGCAACGGGGGGCGGCAAATCGCTCTGCTATCAACTTCCCGCCCTTGTCTTTGGGGGGCTTACGGTCGTCGTCTCTCCGCTCATTGCGTTGATGAAAGATCAGGTCGACAGCCTCCGGGCAAACGGGATCCCGGCGGCGACGATTAACAGTTCGCTCGGTTATGGAGAGCAGAGGATCATCGAGCGGGTGATCCTCGAAGGCCGCATCCGGATCCTCTATGTCTCACCGGAACGGGCCGTGCAGCCGTTCTTCCTCTCTCTCCTTGCAAAAGCAGATCTCCGGCTGGTTGCGATCGACGAGGCGCACTGCATCTCCATGTGGGGGCACAACTTCCGGCCGGAATACCGTCGGCTCCGGGTGCTCAAGGAACGGTTCCCTGCCGTCCCCATCATCGCCCTGACCGCGACCGCCATCCCCGCCGTCCAGAACGACATCGTGGTCCAGCTTGCCCTGAAGAATCCGGCCCGGTTCATCGGAAGTTTCAACCGGAAGAACCTCATGTATCGGGTGGTACCGAAGGCCCGATACTTCCCGAGGCTTGTTGCGTACTTGCATGAGCACCAAAACGACGCCGGTATCATCTACTGCTTCTCCCAGAAGGCGACGGAAGAACTCGCGGAAAAACTTCAGAAGGAAGGGTTCTCCGCGCTCCCCTACCATGCCGGCCTCCCCGATGATGTTCGTGCGGAGCACCAGGAGGCCTTCATCCGTGGCGATGTCATGATCATCTGCGCCACCGTCGCTTTTGGCATGGGAATCAACAAACCGGACGTCCGGTTTGTCATTCATACCGACCTCCCCAGAGATCTCGAGTCCTACTACCAGGAGACCGGCAGGGCCGGAAGAGACGGGGAGGCGGCCGACTGCATCCTCTTCTACAGCCGGGGCGATTACGGCACGATCCGGTACCTCATCGAGAAGGAATACAACGATCCGGCGCAGAAAGACATCGCCTATCGGAAAGCAGGGATGATGCTCGACTACTGCGAGACGACCGGGTGCCGGAGAAAGTTCCTGCTCACCTACTTTGGTGAGGCGTATCCGGAGGAGCGGTGCGGTGGGTGCGACCGGTGCGAGACCCCCGTGAAGGTCTTTGACGGGACGGAGGTTGCAACGACCATCATCACCTGTATTCGCGGAATCGGGGAGCGGTTTGGGGCATCCTACGTCGTCGATGTGCTGACCGGGTCGAAGAGTGCACGAATTCGCGAAAACGGACACGATACCCTGCCGGTCTACAACTCCGGCAGGGGATACACTCGTGACCAGTGGCTGCGGTTTGTCCAGGAGATGGTCCAAAAAGGGTTCATCACATCGACCGGCGGGCGGTATCCGGTTCTGGTGTTAAACGACCGGAGCCGTGCGGTGCTCAAGGGCGAACTTCCCGTGCCGCTCACCGAGCCGGGTCCGGAGGGTGTTATCGCATTGAGAGCCGAGGCCGACTACGATGAAGCCCTCTTTCTCCGGCTCCGCCGGCTCCGAAAGATCCTTGCCGACCTCGATCATCTCCCGCCGTTTGCCGTCTTCCACGACCGGAGCCTCAAAGAGATGGCGAAGTACTATCCCCGCACCGGCGTCGATCTCCTCCGAATCTACGGCGTCAGTGAGGCGAAGCTCCAGCGCTACGGCAGAAAGTTCCTCGATGCAATCGATAAACACTGTATCGAGCACGGGATCGGGCTGGATCGCCGTCGCGGATGATTCCGGGTTTGAATCCCGGCAACGCGCCTTCCAATCATTCTCAACTCGATGCGTTAATGAGTGTAGAGCACCAACGCGGAATGCAACGGCATTATGCGGCTCATATCATGGAACGTGGATCTCTTCCGCTCGGGTTTAAAGAGCGTGGAGAAGAAGGTTGAAGCAGTCTGTCAGCATTCGCCGGATATCGTCGCCTTTCAGGAGGTAACGGATCGGGATCTGCCGCTCTTCCGGGAAGAACTGGCGGCCTACGGATTGATTTACTCCGTCGACAGCCTTGCCCTCGTGGAGATTGCACGGGTGGCCTATATGGCTGAACGATTGAACGAACTTCGTGCGCGAAACGCAACTGATCCTTTCCAGTTCGCGTACGGGATCTCCCGGCTCTCGGAGCAGTGCTCACCAAGTAATGAGTCAAAAGACTGCGGATGCCTGATTGCGAGCAGGTACCCCCTGACACCACTCAACCCGTTCGACTTTGACATACCGTGGAAGCAGCGGGTGGTCTCTGCCGTCATCAGTGCGCCCACCGGCGAGTTCGAGCTCCACAACGCGCACGTCCCCACGGCGATAGGCGGCCGGAGAAATGAGATCGTCAAGGCGGAGACACTGGTCGGGATCTATCGGCGCCTTGCCACGAGTTCGGCTCGGCCGCGGATCCTCTGTGGCGACCTTCACATCCCCGAGGCAGAGCGGTCCGACGGTACGATCGTCCCGTTCTATAAAGATATTATACCAAACGAGAACTACAACACCGGGATCTCCGAGACCGATGAATATCTCGGGCGGCCGAGGAAGTGGTGGTATAACGCCGAGATGAACATCCTCGCCGGCCTTGCAGAGTACGACCTTCCCGATGTCTTCCGAAGACTGCATGGCTACCGGGCACGGGAGTACAGCTGGTGTCCCGACCGCGGACCGGAAGATGTTCCAAAGTGCAAGCGCTACGATCACATCTTTGCATCAGTGCGCCTGAACCCCACAGCGTGCTGGTACCTGCATGACCTGCGTGGACAGGGGTTGAGCGATCATTCCGCCGTTGTGGCCGACTTTGCGCCGTGAGTTCACCTCATCTCTCCGCGCGGCGCCCTCTCCCTCCCTTGACCGGGGTTCTCTTCCCCGGTGCTGGAGGACTGGCTGCCAGGGTTTTCTCCAATGGGGGAGGTTGCCCCGCACTCGTGTCGGTGATCGTAGCGGGGTTTGGGGCCGTCTCCACCTCCGGGCACAGCACATAGAGGGATCGTACTTGGTATAGACGCCCACAGAGGCTTGCAGAGGTTGTTTGCAGCCCTGTCTTTCTTCTGCAAGGGCCAGCCGAAGTCTTGCGGCCATCGACTCGCTTGCATTCTCGATCTACTCTCGGATGGCGGTTTCTGCGCATTGCCTACGTAACCTGGGGTCGAGCTGGTCAATCTCCCGGTTCGGTCGAACGCTGAATCTATTGTCTGAAAGCGGTAAATCCCGATAGTTCGACCCCAATTTCCATGATACGATATCCTCATCTCTTCAAAAGACGGTTACAGCGATATCAGGTCACGGATCTGTAGTACCGCTGCTGTAACTACAGTTTTATGACAGAATTCTATATAAATATGTAGTTCAGAGAATATCTTGGTGAAGACCGATGGTTTCACTTACTGAAGAGATGAAAGCAGCGCTTCGGACGATGAAGGCTTTCCCGGTCGCCACGGCCTCCAAGGACGGGTGGCCGAACGTGGTCCCGATCGGGTTTGTTGAACTCGTCGACGACGAGACGATCTGGATTGCGGACAACTTCATGAAGAAGACGCTGGCGAACATCCAGGAGAATCCGAAGGTTGCCATCTACGTCTGGGGGCCCGAGACGAAGGGCTGCTTCCAGATCAAGGGCGAAGTCGAGATCAGGACCAGCGGGCCGGAGTTTGAGAAGATGCAGTTCACCGTCCGCTCAAAGATGGCGAAGGCTCCGGCAAAGACGCTCCTCATCATGAAGATCCGCGAGGTCTATGAGTGCTCTCCCGGTGCGAAGGCGGGGGAGAAGATTCTTTAATCTTTTTCACGGGGGCCCTGCGGGGGCCTCTCGTGGGCGATTTCGACGACCGATGTGCGGAAACAATCGACAGAGTTGCCCAACTCGTCCCGGTGGACCGTGAGGGCGGCGCACCTTCCCGAGACCTCAAGATCCGGGCGTGCCGCCGGTGGGTTCTAAACCATTTTCCCGCACCGCCGCCAACGCTTTCCTTCAGGACGTGATGAAAGAGTGAAGATAATCGCAGTTGTGGGAAGTCCGCGTGGGATGAGAAGCAGGACAAGAAGGCTTGCAGGCTTCGTGCTTGCCGGGGCGAAAGATGCCGGGGCCGAGGTTGAGATCATTGAACTTGCCGATATGCAGATCACTCCCTGCACCGCCTGCGAGAGTTGCAGCCTGGACGGGAGATGCGTCTTTGCCGACGATTTCCCCGCTGCTTACGACCGGATGCAGGATGCCGACGGGCTGGTGTTCGCCTCACCGGTCTACGTCGACAATGTCAGCGGACAGATGAAAGTCTTCATCGACCGGCTGGCGGACGCGATGCACTACCAGAACTTCTCCGGGAGATACGGCTGCAGCATCGCGACCACCGAGATCTCGGGAGGCGATGCGGTTGTCGGTTATCTGAACCTTGCGCTCAATTACCTCGGGGTGACGACGGTTGGGGGGATGAGCGTCGCGCTCGGAGACGATCCGGAGGCGATCGATAGGGCAGAATCGGCGGCACGCGATCTCGGGAGGCGGCTGGTCCTGGCAATCAAAAGTCGCCCGCGTTACCCTGATCAGGAGGCAAGGATGGCGGAAAACCGGAGGTGCTTTGGCAGGGTGGTGCGGGCAAACCGCGACTGGCGGCCGGACGAGTACGAGCGGTGGGTGCGGGAGGGCTGGATCAGAGAGGAGTGAAAACAGGCAACTTGATCTCAACGACTGCCGGTTCCAGACCTAACGGGGGTACCGGCATCCCATACATCTTATCATACGGGGTGAATCTCTATTTAACAGCGATGTGAACGTAAACAGAATACGCCGGGAGGGAGATTTGAACTCCCGAGGTGCCAAGCACCAGTGGCTTTCAAGGCCACCGCCTTCCCGGACTAGACTATCCCGGCTCGCCTTAACCTATTGGTCGTGGGATAAAAAAAAGGTTGTTCATCCCCGGCGGGCGAGGATGACTGCTACGAGTGCAATGAGTGCCAGGGCCGCCGGGAGCGGTGCAGCCTGGGCGGGGGTGGGGGTCGCGTCTCCAAAGAGTGCAGGCGCGGCCTTGCTCACCCTGACTGATTTGGCATTCGTAGCCGAGATCTGCACCGTTCCGCTGTCGTTGTAACTCATGGGGTAGACCTTGACGTAGACCACACCCCCACGCGCGGCGAACTCTGCGGTCTCGGGTTCGAGGAGGCCCTTATTATTCACCTTGTGGTGTCTTTCATCCTCATCGATATACTCGACCACCCAGTCGATCCCGGCTGAGGTTGCGATCGCCACAGTGCCGCTCCGGGTATCGATCTCGAAGTACGCCGGCGCGGACCGCGAGGCGGGAGCACTGGCGGATATCCCCGGGATCGACGTGGGAGTCGGTGCACCGCTTACCACAAAGTCCTGGCTATCGATGTAGCCGTCGATGTCAGCGAAGGTGACCTTGTACGAACCTCCGCTGGAGATGGGCACCGCCGTATCGAACCTGCCGTCTGCATCAGTGCTGATGAACTCCGGCCCGTAAACGATGAAACCATCATGTTCTACCTGGATCTGTATGCCCGAGCTGCCGATGCCGCTTACTGCACCCTGGAGATCGAGGTACCCATCGAAGTCCTGGTTGAGCGGGGAGGTCACCGTGAGGCTTCCAGACCTGTCGACCAGGGTGACGAGCTGCCGGATCTTCGAACTGCTCCCAAAGGTGGTCCGTGTAGGATCGACGAGCTCGATCGAGTACAGCCCTACAGCAAGCCCCTCGGTCTCGAACGTCGTCGAGAACGAACCATCCTGCTGCACGACGATCGTCTTGCGGTCAACCTCGCGCTTCGTGTGCTGGGCATAGTACAGGACGATCTCCGTGCTGAACCCGGGGTTGAGTGAGGGTCGCGTGAGCCCTTGCGCGATCGTAGTCCCTGTGACCTCGAGCGGTTCGCCGACGTTTACCGTCTGTGGAGCACTGATTGCGACATACGCAGCTGATGCTGTACTAACAAGCAGCATCGCGGCGATGACCGTCAGCCATGCGATCCTTTTCATATCAGTACATCAACGAATATGAGGTATAATGCTATCCAAATCAATCGAGAAGCCATTGGCGTCCTGGCGGGGGAAAGACCGCTATAACGGTCAGATCCTCGATACGCTGACGGTAATCTTTCGGAGCGGCGGTTGTTCCTGGAACCGATGCCGTATGTGCGGCTACCGGCACGAACGCTACCAGGACCTCCCTCTGGATGAACTTACCGACCGGCTGATCCGCCAGGTCCGCTGGGTGAAAGAGAACTTCTCCGACGATGATTACCAGATGCTCAAGATCTTCACGTCTGGAAGTTTCTTCGATCCCGATGAGGTCCCCCCCGCCGCCCGGCGCGCAGTTGCGGAGGCATTCCGGGGCAAACTCGTGATCGCCGAGACACGGCCTGAGTACGTCGACGCGGAAGCGCTCCGGGAGTTTTTGGAGGGTATTGATACCGGGGCCTGGGATCGACCGCTCTCCATTGCTGTGGGTCTGGAGACCACAAACGACGCCATCAGGGAGAAGAGCATCGATAAGGGGTTCACATACGCCGACTTTCTCCGTGCAGCAGAGGTTGCGCATGCCGTCGGAGCGGATGTGAAGGCCTACCTGCTGATGAAACCGCCGTTCCTGACCGAGCGTGAGGCGCGTGACGACATGGTGCGCTCCATTAAGGACGTCGCTTCCGTCGCAGACAGCATCTCGATGAACCTCTGCACCGTCCAGAGCGGAACCGAGGTCGAGCGCCTCTGGAACCAGAACGCGTACCGCCCGCCATACCTCTGGAGTGTTCTTGACGTATTGATTGGAGCACCGGTGCATGTCCTCTGCGACCCTGTTGGCGGCGGACAGGTCCGGGGACCACACAACTGCGGCGCCTGCGACGCCCCGATCGTGAAAGGAATTGGCGAATATTCGCTATCCGGGGATGTAGAACTTCTGCGTGCTCTTGCGGAGACGGAGTGCGAGTGCAAAGGAGAGTGGGAGTTCGTGCTGGAGCAGGAAGAGCCGTTCTGTATGCCGCTTACCCGCTAGCACTTCTCCAATTTTTCCAGGTGCTCGCAGAGAAGCGGGAGGAACGTTCCGGCGTCGCTCACGACGCCGATCGCCTGCGTCGTACCCCGGTCCATCAGTTTCGTCACCGATGCGGGATTGATATCGACGCAGACGGTCTTGACGTACGAGGGAAGGCAGTTCCCGACGGCGATCGAGTGAAGGAGTGTTCCTACCATCACCACCATGCTGAGGTCGTGGATGTAGCGGCGCATGGTGTCCTGTGCTACGACGACATCCGTTATCGTATCGGGGAGCGGTCCATCGTCCCGGATGGAACCGGCGAGCACGAACGGGATTCCCTTCTTCACGCACTCATACATGATCCCCCCGGTGACGATCCCCTGCTCGACCGCGTTCTTGATGGAGCCCGCTCGCATGATCTCACTGATTGCGCGGATGTGGTGCTTGTGCCCGCCGGTGATAAGCTTACCCGTCTTGATATCCATTCCAAGCGATGTCCCAAAGAGGTTGGACTCGATATCGTGGGTGGCGAGAGCGTTCCCCGCAAAGAGCACATCGATGTAGCCTGCGCGTATCATCCTCGCGAGAGCGGCGGCAGCTCCCGTATGGACGATGGCCGGACCGCCGACGAGCCCGATCTTCTCTCCTC
Proteins encoded in this region:
- a CDS encoding endonuclease III domain-containing protein, giving the protein MMAHLADDLLAIYGALRGAFGHQHWWPAETAFEAMIGAILAQNVSWKNAAKAVRNLEDAGMLDPELLAAADTAEIARLIVPSRFYNQKAERVREFARVYVAEFGADPVAMAAAETGALRRRLLSIKGLGKETVDSILLYACSKPIFVVDAYTRRIFSRYGLLPAGASYDLMQRFFMENLAPDVELFNDYHAQIVFLGNNICKKSPLCARCPIQEVHESLWCAEGMGAKDWNSGGD
- a CDS encoding FIST signal transduction protein; translated protein: MASSVEQAVDDIKGQFGEISPNLVLFFASSRYDPALISRGMHDAFPGAQVIGCSTAGEIASGRVLKDAIVAMAFDERTVSGVACSVVTDVTSPDSLMGAVREIEEKIGAPLRDLDFRKYVGLILIDGLSGAEEHVMDRLGDLTNVVFIGGSAGDDLKFQSTYVYLNGEAYTNAAVLALLKPVGEFGIIKTQSFRPLGITLVPTKVNEERREVIEFNNMPAAVAYARALGVSVEEAPKRFMHNPVGLVTGDDFFVRSPRKIEGESILFYCMVKEGMDLALLESTDIVADTRKAVEEKVRQLGGASALINFHCILRALELEEIGHNEAYGSIFADIPTIGFSTYGEEYIGHINQTSTMLLFK
- the recQ gene encoding DNA helicase RecQ, translated to MDSKYAVLEKYFGYTSFLPGQEEIIDAVLAGRDVLAVMATGGGKSLCYQLPALVFGGLTVVVSPLIALMKDQVDSLRANGIPAATINSSLGYGEQRIIERVILEGRIRILYVSPERAVQPFFLSLLAKADLRLVAIDEAHCISMWGHNFRPEYRRLRVLKERFPAVPIIALTATAIPAVQNDIVVQLALKNPARFIGSFNRKNLMYRVVPKARYFPRLVAYLHEHQNDAGIIYCFSQKATEELAEKLQKEGFSALPYHAGLPDDVRAEHQEAFIRGDVMIICATVAFGMGINKPDVRFVIHTDLPRDLESYYQETGRAGRDGEAADCILFYSRGDYGTIRYLIEKEYNDPAQKDIAYRKAGMMLDYCETTGCRRKFLLTYFGEAYPEERCGGCDRCETPVKVFDGTEVATTIITCIRGIGERFGASYVVDVLTGSKSARIRENGHDTLPVYNSGRGYTRDQWLRFVQEMVQKGFITSTGGRYPVLVLNDRSRAVLKGELPVPLTEPGPEGVIALRAEADYDEALFLRLRRLRKILADLDHLPPFAVFHDRSLKEMAKYYPRTGVDLLRIYGVSEAKLQRYGRKFLDAIDKHCIEHGIGLDRRRG
- a CDS encoding endonuclease/exonuclease/phosphatase family protein; the encoded protein is MRLISWNVDLFRSGLKSVEKKVEAVCQHSPDIVAFQEVTDRDLPLFREELAAYGLIYSVDSLALVEIARVAYMAERLNELRARNATDPFQFAYGISRLSEQCSPSNESKDCGCLIASRYPLTPLNPFDFDIPWKQRVVSAVISAPTGEFELHNAHVPTAIGGRRNEIVKAETLVGIYRRLATSSARPRILCGDLHIPEAERSDGTIVPFYKDIIPNENYNTGISETDEYLGRPRKWWYNAEMNILAGLAEYDLPDVFRRLHGYRAREYSWCPDRGPEDVPKCKRYDHIFASVRLNPTACWYLHDLRGQGLSDHSAVVADFAP
- a CDS encoding pyridoxamine 5'-phosphate oxidase family protein, with protein sequence MVSLTEEMKAALRTMKAFPVATASKDGWPNVVPIGFVELVDDETIWIADNFMKKTLANIQENPKVAIYVWGPETKGCFQIKGEVEIRTSGPEFEKMQFTVRSKMAKAPAKTLLIMKIREVYECSPGAKAGEKIL
- a CDS encoding flavodoxin family protein produces the protein MKIIAVVGSPRGMRSRTRRLAGFVLAGAKDAGAEVEIIELADMQITPCTACESCSLDGRCVFADDFPAAYDRMQDADGLVFASPVYVDNVSGQMKVFIDRLADAMHYQNFSGRYGCSIATTEISGGDAVVGYLNLALNYLGVTTVGGMSVALGDDPEAIDRAESAARDLGRRLVLAIKSRPRYPDQEARMAENRRCFGRVVRANRDWRPDEYERWVREGWIREE
- a CDS encoding archaeosine biosynthesis radical SAM protein RaSEA → MLSKSIEKPLASWRGKDRYNGQILDTLTVIFRSGGCSWNRCRMCGYRHERYQDLPLDELTDRLIRQVRWVKENFSDDDYQMLKIFTSGSFFDPDEVPPAARRAVAEAFRGKLVIAETRPEYVDAEALREFLEGIDTGAWDRPLSIAVGLETTNDAIREKSIDKGFTYADFLRAAEVAHAVGADVKAYLLMKPPFLTEREARDDMVRSIKDVASVADSISMNLCTVQSGTEVERLWNQNAYRPPYLWSVLDVLIGAPVHVLCDPVGGGQVRGPHNCGACDAPIVKGIGEYSLSGDVELLRALAETECECKGEWEFVLEQEEPFCMPLTR
- a CDS encoding ornithine cyclodeaminase — its product is MESCREIELEGHIIDSGVMTLVFDKIMDMGGEFEILTFNVGKQKTDTSYARLRVTAPTDQQLDAILSELHRLGARTPEIEDVILVPAEGDRILPKGFYSTTNHPTFVKYQGEWLPVEHIEMDCHIVIDEREKRAICTPISKIKAGDLVVVSETGVRVVYPERPRKVSTFEFMHGTVSSERPSEAIIGKIAREILELKKRGEKIGLVGGPAIVHTGAAAALARMIRAGYIDVLFAGNALATHDIESNLFGTSLGMDIKTGKLITGGHKHHIRAISEIMRAGSIKNAVEQGIVTGGIMYECVKKGIPFVLAGSIRDDGPLPDTITDVVVAQDTMRRYIHDLSMVVMVGTLLHSIAVGNCLPSYVKTVCVDINPASVTKLMDRGTTQAIGVVSDAGTFLPLLCEHLEKLEKC